One window of Legionella pneumophila subsp. pneumophila str. Philadelphia 1 genomic DNA carries:
- a CDS encoding DUF927 domain-containing protein produces the protein MSQNHVIELANTLKQRPIVCDYTGGRFRLTNEGLTYIGIDRDGTPLPPRWICAPLHIVAKTRDAQSGEWGRLLEWQDDDGITHQWAMPLALLQGDASDVRRELARLGLSISPHRTARDLLASYLQVFPVDARARCVDKLGWHGDVFVTASQCIGQSTEKIVFQNTNAIEPAMSIKGSVDKWRDSIGRLASGNSRLVFAISVALAPVLAKIVGEDSGGFHFRGASSSGKSTALSLAASVWGNPQSYCRLWRSTTNGLEGLAALHNDGLLILDELSQMDPREAGEAAYLLANGQGKTRASRTGTVRQSSRWSLFFLSAGEESLTALMAKSGQRINAGQEIRLADIEADAGCQMGIFETIHDQLSPASMALSLKKYSSGYHGAIGRAWLNQVVANRQTISRFITDTIQSFVDIVIQPDATGQIIRVARRFALVAAAGELASQFGLTGWKKGESFHAAKTCFIAWQDAFGVDGHREDRAIMAQVRAFFESHGASRFDNVNSPNNDKILNRAGFYHTDGEGFRIYMVLTETYKNELCKGFDQRTVTRVLLQAGWLKPASDGKASHKPRIKGVGTPRLYVFTGKIWGGE, from the coding sequence ATGTCACAAAATCATGTTATTGAATTAGCCAATACACTAAAGCAGCGTCCAATTGTATGCGACTATACCGGTGGTCGTTTTCGGTTAACTAATGAGGGGCTAACTTATATCGGTATTGATAGGGATGGCACTCCTTTACCACCTCGGTGGATATGTGCACCATTGCATATCGTTGCCAAAACCCGAGATGCTCAGAGCGGTGAGTGGGGTCGTTTGCTGGAATGGCAAGATGATGATGGGATAACTCATCAGTGGGCGATGCCATTGGCTTTATTGCAGGGTGATGCCTCCGATGTAAGGCGAGAGCTGGCAAGATTAGGATTGAGTATTTCACCTCATAGAACTGCTCGTGATTTGTTAGCCTCCTATTTACAAGTCTTTCCAGTAGACGCACGTGCAAGATGCGTTGATAAACTGGGTTGGCATGGCGATGTCTTTGTAACCGCTTCCCAATGTATCGGGCAATCAACAGAGAAGATTGTCTTCCAAAATACCAATGCCATTGAACCGGCAATGTCCATCAAAGGCAGCGTTGATAAATGGCGAGATTCAATAGGTCGTCTGGCTTCCGGCAACTCAAGATTGGTATTTGCCATCTCGGTAGCACTTGCTCCAGTTCTAGCAAAGATTGTTGGTGAAGACTCAGGAGGCTTTCATTTCAGAGGTGCATCCTCATCAGGTAAAAGCACTGCATTGAGTCTGGCTGCCTCTGTTTGGGGAAACCCACAATCTTATTGCCGTTTATGGCGCAGCACTACCAATGGGCTTGAAGGCTTAGCCGCATTGCATAATGACGGCTTGCTGATTCTTGATGAACTTAGTCAAATGGATCCTAGAGAAGCAGGGGAGGCAGCTTATTTACTGGCCAATGGTCAGGGAAAAACACGTGCCTCTCGTACTGGCACAGTCAGGCAATCTTCTCGATGGTCTTTATTTTTCTTATCTGCTGGTGAAGAGTCCTTGACGGCACTCATGGCAAAATCAGGACAACGCATTAATGCAGGTCAGGAAATCAGGCTTGCTGATATTGAGGCGGATGCTGGCTGTCAGATGGGGATCTTTGAAACGATTCATGATCAGCTCAGTCCAGCTAGCATGGCCTTATCGCTCAAGAAGTACAGCAGCGGATATCATGGCGCAATCGGCAGGGCGTGGCTAAATCAAGTGGTTGCTAACCGGCAAACAATCAGTCGATTCATTACCGACACCATTCAATCTTTTGTTGATATCGTCATTCAGCCTGATGCAACAGGCCAGATTATCCGTGTTGCCAGACGCTTTGCACTGGTTGCTGCTGCGGGAGAATTGGCCAGTCAATTTGGTCTGACAGGATGGAAAAAAGGCGAATCTTTCCATGCTGCGAAGACTTGTTTCATTGCATGGCAGGATGCTTTTGGAGTTGATGGCCACCGCGAAGATCGCGCCATTATGGCGCAGGTACGCGCTTTCTTTGAATCCCATGGTGCCAGCCGATTTGATAATGTCAACTCACCCAACAATGACAAGATTCTCAATCGCGCAGGATTTTATCATACAGATGGCGAAGGGTTTAGAATCTACATGGTGTTAACCGAGACGTACAAAAATGAGTTATGCAAAGGCTTTGATCAACGCACCGTGACAAGGGTTTTATTACAAGCTGGCTGGCTGAAACCCGCCTCCGATGGCAAAGCCTCACACAAGCCAAGAATAAAGGGAGTTGGCACCCCAAGATTATATGTTTTTACCGGTAAGATTTGGGGAGGTGAATAA
- a CDS encoding TraK family protein, protein MKKSLTENITTSKQNPQRTNTRKHKVEFLAMREDISEALEKGWSIIVIWETLRDEGSFTATYNTFRLYVLKYLNGQKSGYSQKDINVQQPKRLAVNQDKERKPSAMPSFTFNPIPNLEELL, encoded by the coding sequence ATGAAAAAATCCTTAACAGAAAACATAACGACTTCTAAACAGAATCCACAAAGAACGAACACCAGAAAACATAAAGTGGAATTCCTAGCTATGCGTGAAGACATTTCCGAAGCCTTGGAAAAAGGATGGTCAATTATCGTCATATGGGAAACGCTTAGGGATGAGGGGAGCTTCACAGCAACTTACAATACATTCAGGTTATACGTATTGAAATACCTGAATGGCCAAAAGTCCGGTTATTCGCAAAAGGACATCAACGTTCAGCAGCCGAAGAGACTGGCTGTAAATCAAGACAAAGAGAGAAAGCCAAGCGCTATGCCTTCATTTACCTTTAATCCTATACCTAATTTAGAGGAATTATTATAA
- a CDS encoding ISL3 family transposase: protein MPKKDCILNLPGYSIKKVSGENPVYIEVNYRCVVRCIHCGNKKLRVKDSFIRRIRHESIGLRRSYLCLKAHKYYCPSCGRYFNQRFPGIGKYQRASESLRKQVFHYHSKGVSQKDLARDLKLGKSTVERWYHYGYELRYKKIATRSCPRVLGLDEHSFNRKVGYATTFCDLAKHKIFDVVEGRSEKDLESYLNTLEGKEKVQVVCIDLSSSYRKLIRHYFPNAMIVADRFHVIRLLNQLCLQTYQQIDPEMKYQRGLLAALRTNPNNLTVKRLNRRERYLQQQPVIAAIYYFKQRLHRLLMRKHRTAKQCTRLIPLFLKLVASLKESPFESLKTLGKTLYQWREEVVRMWRFTKNNGITEGFHRKMKLIQRRAYGFRNFENYRLRVKVLCS, encoded by the coding sequence ATGCCTAAGAAAGATTGTATCCTAAATTTGCCAGGATATTCTATTAAAAAAGTGAGCGGAGAGAACCCGGTTTATATTGAAGTAAACTATCGTTGTGTTGTTCGTTGTATTCATTGTGGTAATAAAAAATTACGCGTAAAAGACAGTTTTATAAGACGTATACGTCATGAGTCTATTGGTTTACGTCGTAGCTATTTATGCTTAAAGGCGCATAAATATTATTGTCCTTCTTGCGGACGTTATTTTAATCAACGCTTTCCGGGGATAGGTAAGTATCAAAGAGCCAGCGAGAGTTTGCGTAAACAGGTGTTTCACTATCACAGCAAAGGAGTCAGTCAAAAGGATTTGGCGCGCGACTTAAAGCTGGGTAAATCGACGGTAGAGCGCTGGTATCATTATGGTTATGAGCTTCGCTATAAGAAGATAGCGACTCGTTCCTGCCCCCGAGTATTAGGACTTGATGAGCATTCATTTAATAGAAAGGTGGGTTATGCTACAACCTTTTGTGACTTGGCCAAACATAAAATATTTGATGTAGTTGAGGGGCGCTCAGAAAAGGACTTAGAGAGCTACCTTAATACCTTGGAAGGAAAAGAGAAAGTACAGGTAGTCTGTATTGACTTAAGCTCGAGTTACCGCAAGTTGATCAGGCATTACTTTCCCAATGCCATGATTGTTGCCGATCGCTTTCATGTGATTCGTTTATTGAATCAACTCTGTTTGCAGACTTATCAGCAGATTGATCCCGAAATGAAGTATCAGCGAGGCCTCTTGGCCGCATTGAGAACTAATCCTAATAATCTCACGGTAAAGCGACTCAATAGACGAGAACGTTATTTGCAACAGCAGCCTGTCATTGCTGCAATATATTACTTTAAACAGCGATTACATCGGCTTCTCATGCGAAAACATCGTACCGCAAAACAGTGTACGCGTTTAATACCTCTCTTTCTTAAACTGGTTGCCAGTCTGAAAGAAAGCCCTTTTGAATCACTCAAAACGTTAGGTAAAACATTATATCAATGGCGGGAAGAAGTAGTTAGAATGTGGCGGTTTACTAAAAACAACGGCATTACTGAAGGCTTTCATCGTAAGATGAAACTGATTCAACGGCGTGCTTATGGGTTTAGAAATTTTGAAAATTACAGGTTAAGGGTTAAAGTTTTGTGTTCTTGA
- the rpoD gene encoding RNA polymerase sigma factor RpoD, with translation MTMNDQDQQSSQITKVISLGKEQGYLTYSQINDLLPNIVDTEHFDVIISMLEGMNIKVFELPPSEDELALLLNTEEVPDIEEAAMVLASVDKETGRTTDPVRMYMREMGTVELLTREGEIRIAKRIEEGIYQVLKSLAHYPETVQLVLEDYDRFLAEEIRLNEIISGFADVDEEIAPATNIGSMLDEEQQEEILLDVDEEDEDGEGGISDVDDGPNPEQAKIYFDELREAFEKAMKALKEHGRTNKKTVELLDSMSESFLKLKLTSRQVDKLTRHFRQLRNHIREFERSIMRLCIEKARIPRKLFIDTFPGQETDLGWLETIISKHAKKLDLQRIEENREEILRLQSKLASFEIEYGLTISEIKDINRKMSIGEAKARRAKKEMVEANLRLVISIAKKYTNRGLQFLDLIQEGNIGLMKAVDKFEYRRGYKFSTYATWWIRQAITRSIADQARTIRIPVHMIETINKLNRISRQILQETGREATPEELAEKMELSEDKIRKVLKIAKEPISMETPVGDDDDSHLGDFIEDNNIESPIDMATAEGLREATLEILETLTPREAKVLRMRFGIEMNTDHTLEEVGKQFDVTRERIRQIEAKALRKLRHPSRSEKLRSFLEGDEG, from the coding sequence ATGACCATGAATGACCAAGATCAGCAAAGCTCACAAATTACGAAAGTCATTAGCCTGGGTAAAGAGCAAGGTTATTTGACTTACAGTCAAATTAATGACTTATTACCTAATATTGTGGATACGGAGCATTTTGATGTAATCATTAGCATGCTGGAAGGCATGAACATCAAAGTTTTTGAGCTTCCACCCAGTGAAGATGAACTTGCGCTCTTATTAAATACTGAAGAAGTCCCAGATATTGAAGAAGCAGCCATGGTACTCGCCTCTGTGGATAAAGAAACAGGTAGAACAACTGACCCGGTTCGTATGTATATGCGCGAAATGGGTACAGTAGAACTGCTGACTCGTGAAGGTGAAATCCGCATTGCCAAACGCATTGAAGAAGGAATTTACCAGGTCCTAAAATCCCTGGCGCATTATCCGGAAACAGTGCAACTGGTTCTTGAAGACTATGATCGTTTCCTTGCCGAAGAAATTCGCCTTAATGAAATCATTAGTGGTTTTGCGGATGTTGATGAAGAAATAGCACCTGCCACTAACATTGGCTCCATGCTGGATGAAGAGCAACAGGAAGAAATACTTCTTGATGTGGATGAGGAAGATGAAGACGGCGAAGGTGGTATATCTGATGTGGATGATGGACCCAATCCTGAGCAAGCGAAGATTTACTTTGATGAACTGCGTGAAGCCTTTGAAAAGGCAATGAAAGCCCTCAAAGAACATGGCCGTACGAATAAAAAAACGGTCGAGTTGCTCGATTCCATGTCGGAATCTTTTCTGAAACTCAAATTGACTTCCAGACAAGTTGATAAATTAACTCGTCATTTTCGCCAATTGCGAAATCATATCCGTGAATTTGAGAGAAGCATTATGCGTCTTTGCATCGAAAAAGCACGCATCCCCAGAAAATTGTTTATAGATACCTTCCCAGGCCAGGAAACAGATCTAGGCTGGTTAGAAACCATTATCAGCAAACATGCCAAAAAACTTGATCTTCAGCGTATAGAAGAAAATCGGGAAGAAATACTGCGCTTACAATCCAAGTTGGCCTCTTTTGAAATCGAATATGGTTTAACCATTAGTGAAATCAAAGACATTAACCGCAAGATGTCTATTGGCGAAGCCAAAGCAAGACGTGCTAAAAAAGAAATGGTCGAGGCTAACTTGCGTCTCGTGATTTCTATCGCCAAAAAATACACCAACCGCGGCTTGCAGTTTCTTGATTTGATCCAGGAAGGCAACATCGGCCTGATGAAAGCAGTCGATAAATTCGAATACCGCCGTGGCTATAAGTTTTCTACCTATGCGACCTGGTGGATTAGACAAGCGATTACACGATCCATAGCCGATCAGGCGCGGACTATTCGTATTCCGGTTCATATGATTGAAACCATCAATAAGCTCAATCGTATTTCTCGGCAAATTTTGCAAGAAACTGGCCGGGAAGCGACACCGGAAGAATTGGCGGAAAAAATGGAGCTAAGTGAAGATAAAATTCGCAAAGTTCTAAAGATAGCCAAAGAACCTATTTCCATGGAAACCCCTGTCGGTGATGATGACGACTCTCATCTGGGTGATTTTATTGAAGACAACAACATTGAATCGCCAATCGATATGGCTACAGCGGAAGGTTTAAGAGAAGCCACTTTAGAAATACTGGAAACCTTGACCCCACGAGAAGCCAAGGTTCTGCGTATGCGTTTTGGTATCGAAATGAATACAGACCATACTCTGGAAGAAGTTGGTAAACAATTTGACGTAACCCGCGAACGTATTCGCCAAATCGAAGCAAAAGCACTACGCAAATTGCGCCACCCTTCACGTTCAGAAAAGCTAAGAAGCTTCCTTGAAGGAGACGAAGGTTAA
- the rpsU gene encoding 30S ribosomal protein S21: MPTVRVKEGENPEYALRRFKRSCEKAGILTELRRREFYEKPTAERKRKQAAAVKRHLKKISRDVSSRRGVGHRRKKSTT; this comes from the coding sequence ATGCCTACCGTTCGTGTAAAAGAAGGCGAAAACCCAGAATATGCACTACGACGTTTCAAACGCTCTTGTGAAAAAGCCGGTATTTTAACCGAATTACGTCGCCGTGAGTTTTATGAAAAACCAACCGCAGAGCGTAAGCGCAAGCAAGCTGCTGCAGTAAAACGTCATCTTAAAAAAATATCTCGTGATGTTAGTTCAAGACGAGGTGTTGGTCACCGACGTAAAAAAAGCACTACCTGA
- a CDS encoding helix-turn-helix transcriptional regulator: MPKHEIANLIHYYRKQSGLSQQELARLAGVGKTVIYDIEKGKESVRLNTLLKVLDVLNIQIKFETPFPQTTDNNS, translated from the coding sequence ATGCCCAAACACGAAATTGCCAATTTAATCCATTATTACCGCAAACAAAGCGGCTTATCACAACAAGAATTAGCCCGGTTAGCGGGGGTCGGTAAGACGGTCATCTATGATATTGAAAAAGGGAAAGAATCGGTGCGGCTAAATACATTGCTAAAAGTGCTCGATGTTTTAAATATCCAAATAAAATTTGAAACGCCTTTTCCTCAAACAACGGATAATAATTCATGA
- the tsaD gene encoding tRNA (adenosine(37)-N6)-threonylcarbamoyltransferase complex transferase subunit TsaD, whose translation MLVLGIESSCDETGVAVYDSESGLLSHALHSQIATHRVHGGVVPELASRDHVNYLVPLVDEVLTKAQIRKNQLDGIAYTAGPGLIGALLVGSCFAKSLAYALNIPALAIHHLEAHLLAAKMETPSLDFPFIALLVSGGHCQLIEVNNIGEYRLLGDTLDDAVGEAFDKTAKLMGIPYPGGAVLANLADQCLSTPYQFPRPMTDRPGLDFSFSGLKTHALNTWNQSEKKESDRSEIAKAFQQAVVETLIIKCKRAIKESQSKRLVVAGGVGANKALRSALQKWIKDIQGEVYFPALEYCTDNGAMVAYAGCLRMMRGEIDGGLGVIVKPRWPLA comes from the coding sequence ATGCTTGTATTGGGTATAGAGTCTTCCTGTGATGAAACAGGTGTTGCTGTCTATGATTCAGAATCAGGATTATTGTCCCACGCCTTGCATTCACAAATTGCCACTCATCGTGTACATGGCGGTGTTGTTCCAGAACTGGCATCAAGAGATCATGTGAATTACTTGGTTCCTTTGGTCGATGAGGTACTAACTAAAGCGCAAATTCGTAAAAACCAATTGGATGGAATAGCTTACACCGCAGGACCTGGATTAATTGGCGCTTTGTTAGTTGGCTCCTGCTTTGCCAAAAGTCTCGCCTACGCCTTAAATATCCCGGCATTGGCTATTCATCATTTGGAAGCCCATCTGTTAGCCGCAAAAATGGAAACCCCATCTCTGGACTTTCCCTTTATTGCCCTGTTGGTTTCCGGTGGCCATTGTCAACTGATAGAAGTAAATAATATTGGTGAGTATCGATTATTAGGAGATACTCTCGACGATGCAGTAGGAGAAGCCTTTGACAAGACAGCCAAACTGATGGGGATTCCCTATCCTGGAGGAGCCGTGTTGGCAAATTTGGCTGATCAATGTTTATCAACTCCCTATCAATTTCCCCGTCCCATGACTGACAGGCCAGGCTTGGACTTTAGTTTTAGCGGACTAAAAACTCATGCCTTAAACACCTGGAATCAAAGTGAAAAAAAAGAAAGCGACCGCTCCGAAATTGCAAAAGCATTCCAACAAGCAGTAGTTGAAACACTAATTATAAAATGCAAAAGAGCAATTAAAGAGTCTCAATCAAAGCGCCTTGTGGTAGCCGGTGGAGTAGGAGCCAATAAAGCGTTGCGCAGCGCTTTGCAAAAATGGATTAAGGACATCCAAGGGGAAGTGTACTTCCCCGCTCTGGAATATTGCACAGATAATGGTGCAATGGTCGCTTATGCAGGATGTTTGCGCATGATGCGGGGGGAGATTGATGGGGGGTTGGGGGTTATAGTCAAACCTCGTTGGCCCCTCGCTTGA
- a CDS encoding helix-turn-helix domain-containing protein — MTLKNPSRLHLLNEFESAPHSALFNQQTIAAVLSCSTQLLERNRWAGGGVPYLKIGRKVLYRKSDVLNFLQQQKIYYSTSDEGQLQLVENA; from the coding sequence ATGACTTTAAAAAATCCATCCCGTTTACATCTATTAAACGAATTTGAATCTGCGCCACATTCTGCGCTTTTTAATCAACAAACGATTGCTGCAGTATTAAGCTGCTCCACCCAGTTACTTGAACGTAACCGCTGGGCGGGTGGTGGTGTTCCCTATTTAAAAATCGGTCGTAAGGTGTTGTATCGAAAAAGCGATGTGTTGAACTTTCTCCAACAACAAAAAATTTATTACTCAACCAGTGACGAAGGTCAGTTACAGCTCGTTGAGAACGCATAA
- a CDS encoding BRCT domain-containing protein, with translation MVRFHLPAQKPYHTLDALEFSEKTFHLLGNFRSCKTKKEFGERIENLGGKIRGEGQTKNLNFKNTDYFVVGDNHYKEGQNGNKISRVDSYNSRHAPQEQIPKISESHCNELMEKYLQLKPK, from the coding sequence ATGGTCAGATTCCATTTACCAGCACAAAAGCCTTATCATACACTCGATGCATTAGAATTCTCTGAAAAAACTTTTCATCTCTTAGGCAATTTTAGATCCTGTAAAACCAAAAAGGAATTTGGAGAAAGAATTGAAAATCTTGGCGGTAAAATAAGAGGCGAGGGACAAACCAAAAATTTAAATTTTAAAAATACTGATTACTTTGTAGTCGGAGATAATCACTACAAAGAAGGTCAAAACGGAAATAAAATCTCTAGGGTTGATAGTTACAATTCACGTCATGCCCCTCAAGAACAAATTCCTAAAATATCAGAATCACACTGTAATGAACTCATGGAGAAATATCTGCAACTAAAGCCCAAATAA
- a CDS encoding lpg2359 family Dot/Icm T4SS effector, giving the protein MTIKEQINNDIKDAMRAKDKNLLNALRLISAAVKQIEVDERIEVDDERMLVILDKMSKQRKESIAQFEKASRDDLVAQEQFELNIISKYLPEPLTDNEIEELICDAIKSTGAEKMSDMGKVMAILKPKLQGRADMAQVSARIKAKLS; this is encoded by the coding sequence ATGACTATAAAAGAACAAATCAACAATGACATTAAAGACGCTATGCGCGCAAAGGACAAAAACTTGCTCAATGCTTTACGCTTAATCAGTGCTGCGGTAAAACAAATTGAAGTTGATGAGCGCATTGAAGTGGATGACGAGCGCATGTTAGTCATCCTGGATAAAATGTCCAAACAACGCAAAGAATCTATTGCTCAATTTGAAAAAGCAAGCCGTGACGATCTCGTTGCCCAGGAGCAGTTTGAATTGAATATCATTTCAAAATACCTGCCTGAACCTTTAACTGACAATGAAATTGAAGAGTTAATCTGCGACGCGATCAAGTCTACTGGCGCTGAAAAAATGTCTGATATGGGTAAAGTCATGGCTATCCTTAAGCCAAAATTACAAGGACGCGCGGACATGGCCCAAGTCAGCGCCCGGATAAAGGCGAAATTAAGCTGA
- the plsY gene encoding glycerol-3-phosphate 1-O-acyltransferase PlsY: protein MALFIFLILVGYLMGSINSAIIVCRTFGLPDPREEGSKNPGATNVLRLGGKQYGIMVMVFDALKGILPVILAKFLSAEPVTVAFTALAAVVGHMYPVFFHFRGGKGVATTIGALLAFHFIIGVMVAATWLLVANFWRYSSLASIASISLAPFYSLILVGNLNIFPPLFMITILVLYKHRDNFNRLIDGKEPKIKFKHSVIEEIMEASPATSAEQEFPGKEVIDTNIDETEKTEQAEAVKKPKVKKATTKAKKTTSKEETTKKPKSTKPKTKTVKEKE, encoded by the coding sequence GTGGCGCTTTTTATATTTCTAATACTAGTTGGTTATTTAATGGGCTCCATTAATTCAGCTATCATAGTGTGCCGTACGTTCGGGCTCCCCGACCCAAGAGAAGAGGGTTCAAAAAACCCAGGGGCTACTAATGTACTCCGTCTTGGAGGGAAGCAGTACGGTATTATGGTCATGGTATTCGATGCTTTAAAAGGTATACTTCCTGTCATCCTGGCCAAATTTTTAAGTGCCGAACCTGTAACCGTTGCCTTTACTGCTTTAGCAGCCGTTGTTGGTCATATGTACCCTGTTTTCTTTCATTTCAGAGGGGGAAAAGGTGTTGCTACAACAATAGGAGCCTTGTTAGCATTTCATTTTATAATTGGTGTCATGGTTGCCGCGACCTGGTTACTGGTAGCAAATTTCTGGCGCTATTCCTCTTTAGCATCAATAGCTTCTATCTCTTTAGCTCCTTTTTACTCCTTAATATTGGTGGGTAATCTTAATATTTTCCCCCCATTATTCATGATCACCATTCTGGTTCTCTACAAACACAGAGATAATTTTAATCGTTTGATAGATGGAAAAGAGCCTAAAATCAAGTTCAAACACAGTGTGATAGAGGAAATAATGGAGGCTTCTCCAGCTACTTCTGCAGAGCAAGAGTTTCCTGGCAAAGAAGTCATTGATACGAATATTGATGAAACAGAAAAGACAGAACAAGCTGAGGCTGTAAAAAAACCAAAAGTCAAAAAAGCAACAACAAAAGCAAAAAAGACAACCAGCAAGGAAGAAACAACTAAAAAACCGAAATCAACCAAACCTAAAACGAAAACAGTCAAAGAAAAGGAATAA
- the dnaG gene encoding DNA primase has protein sequence MSGLIPQPFIDDLLNRTDLVELIDGYVPLKKRGNSHIACCPFHNEKTPSFNVVAKKQFYHCFGCGASGNAISFVMNYLNQGFTDAVETLATRLGLSVPRDGTGEKHKSSLNLYNLMSEVSQYYQKKLKYNGQVAIDYLRNRGLSGEIAKRYHLGYAPEGWHNLEKAFPNNQRELLSTGMLIKSDEGKIYDRYRNRIMFPIHDRNGRVIGFGGRVLDKDQKPKYLNSPETVLFQKSRELYGLHQVLSQQKNPDSIIVVEGYMDVIALAQHGIFNVVATLGTATSTFHIQLLAKHTKHLIFCFDGDAAGKQAAWRALESSLPHLNAGLDAGFIFLPNEHDPDSLVRNEGKNGFLELLQQATPLHRFFFDTLSKDINLSNPAGKTQLINAVKPYLQKMVEGSYKQLLIDDLSRLTHIESHRLTNLITDKSESKPEVQAAISRSPLRIAIALLLQNPEIYSIAIQQINPALLHEQEHHILLKLLQQLKDKPNANTATLIEFWRNSSYFELIVKLAAWDHQVPEQELTKEFIDVLLFLQKQNREILIRQYIEKSRKTGLTEAERLSLQNLLKERHGQAEIEK, from the coding sequence ATGTCTGGCTTAATCCCACAGCCATTCATTGATGATCTATTAAACCGCACTGATTTGGTGGAATTAATAGACGGATATGTTCCTTTGAAAAAAAGAGGCAACAGTCATATTGCATGTTGCCCTTTCCATAATGAGAAAACACCATCATTCAATGTCGTTGCAAAAAAACAATTTTATCATTGTTTTGGTTGTGGCGCTTCAGGTAACGCCATCAGTTTTGTAATGAATTATCTGAATCAAGGTTTTACAGATGCTGTTGAAACCCTCGCGACACGCTTGGGTTTAAGTGTCCCACGGGATGGTACAGGAGAGAAACATAAATCATCTCTCAATCTCTATAATCTCATGTCAGAAGTCAGCCAATATTACCAAAAAAAATTAAAATATAATGGACAAGTGGCAATTGACTACCTTCGCAACCGAGGTCTTAGTGGGGAAATTGCCAAACGATATCATTTAGGCTATGCACCTGAAGGTTGGCATAACCTGGAAAAAGCTTTCCCAAACAATCAGCGTGAACTATTGAGTACCGGTATGCTCATTAAAAGCGATGAAGGTAAAATTTATGATAGATATCGTAATCGAATTATGTTCCCCATCCATGACAGAAACGGTCGTGTGATTGGTTTTGGTGGACGTGTACTCGATAAAGATCAAAAACCCAAATACCTTAACTCGCCTGAAACAGTACTTTTTCAAAAAAGTCGTGAGTTATATGGCTTACATCAAGTTCTATCTCAGCAGAAAAATCCCGACAGTATTATTGTTGTTGAAGGTTACATGGATGTCATTGCCTTGGCACAACATGGCATTTTTAATGTGGTAGCAACATTGGGAACTGCCACCAGCACATTCCATATACAACTATTGGCAAAGCATACCAAACATCTCATTTTTTGCTTTGATGGTGATGCAGCGGGTAAACAAGCAGCCTGGCGAGCATTGGAGAGCAGTTTACCGCATTTGAATGCCGGATTAGATGCCGGATTTATTTTCTTGCCGAATGAACATGACCCGGATAGCCTGGTAAGAAATGAAGGAAAAAACGGTTTCCTCGAGCTCTTGCAACAAGCAACACCACTCCACCGCTTTTTCTTTGATACGTTAAGTAAAGACATTAATTTGTCAAACCCTGCAGGAAAAACACAGCTTATCAACGCAGTGAAACCCTATTTGCAAAAAATGGTTGAGGGCTCATACAAACAGTTGCTTATTGATGACCTGTCACGCTTAACCCATATTGAAAGCCATCGGTTAACTAATTTGATTACTGATAAATCGGAAAGCAAGCCGGAAGTACAAGCTGCTATTTCTCGTTCACCACTGCGTATTGCTATCGCGCTCCTCTTACAAAACCCCGAAATTTATTCTATAGCAATACAACAAATCAATCCTGCTTTGCTCCATGAACAGGAGCATCATATTTTATTGAAATTATTGCAACAATTAAAAGACAAGCCCAATGCCAATACTGCCACCCTCATTGAATTCTGGCGCAATAGCAGTTATTTTGAATTGATAGTTAAATTGGCAGCCTGGGATCATCAAGTGCCTGAGCAGGAGCTGACTAAAGAATTTATTGATGTCTTATTATTTTTACAAAAACAAAATCGTGAGATATTGATACGACAATACATAGAAAAATCCAGAAAAACTGGCTTAACAGAAGCTGAACGGCTCAGTTTACAAAATTTATTAAAGGAAAGACATGGGCAAGCTGAAATTGAAAAATAA